The genomic segment TTGGATGAGGAGAAGAAGGCCGAGCTCGCCGAGCTGAACCGTGAGCTCTCCTCACTGTCGGAGCGTTTCGGCTCCCAGCTGCTCACCGATACCCAGAAGCTTGCGGTGGAGTTTGACTCCGAAGAGGATCTTGCGGGGCTGTCGGCCTCTGCGATCGCCTCGGCGCGCCAAGAATCCGGCACCTATGTGCTGCACTTGGATCTGCCCAGCGTCCAGTCGGTGCAATCGCAGCTCGAGCGGGCCGAATCGCGGCGCCGCGTCTACGAGGCTTCGCTGGCCCGCGGCGTGGAATCCAACACTCCGGTGGCGGTGCGCATGGCGCAGCTGCGCGCTCGCAAGGCCGAGCTGCTCGGCTACCGCACTCACGCCGAGCTGGTGGTGGAGGAGGAAACCGCGCCGGATACCGCCGCGGTGTGGAGCCTACTCAAGGATCTCGCCCCGGCTGCTTCCGCCAATGCGCACGGCGAATACAAGCGCATCCACGATGTGGCTGGGGGCGAGGAGATTAGCGCCGCCGACTGGCCCTATTGGGAGAACAAGCTGCGCGAGCAGGATTACGCCTTGGATGAGTCTCGCCTGCGCGAGTACTTCCCGCTGCGCAGCGTGGTGGAAAAGGGCGTGTTCTTCGCCGCCGAGCGGCTCTATGGCATCACGGTGCATCAGCGCGAGGATCTACGCGGCTACCACGAGGATGTGGACGTGTGGGAGGTGCGCGACGGAGATGGCACCGGCATCGGCCTGCTGCTCACCGATTACTATGCCCGCCCCTCCAAGCGCGGCGGCGCCTGGATGTCGGGCTTCGTTGAGCAGTCGGAACTGCTCGGCACCAAGCCGGTGGTCATCAATGTTCTCAACATCACCAAGCCCGCCGATGGCTCCGAGGCGCTGCTTAGCCTGGGCGAGGTGACCACCCTCTTCCACGAGTTCGGCCACGGCCTGCACGGGCTGCTGTCGGATGTGCGCTACCCGAGCTTCTCGGGTGCTAACGTGCCGCGCGACTATGTGGAGTTTCCCTCCCAAATCAACGAGAACTGGGCCCTGGAGCCCGAGGTGCTGCACAACTACGCCCGCCACCATGTCACCGGCGAGGTGATTCCCGCCGAGCTTATCGACGCCATCGAGGCCTCGCGCACCTTCGGCCAGGGCTTCGGCACCAGCGAATACCTCGGTGCTGCCATCATCGATTACGCCTGGCACAGCCTCACCGCCGCGGAGGCCGAGAAGATCGCCGCCACCCCAGAAGCTGTGGCCGAGTTCGAGCGCAACGCACTGGTGGATGCCGGGCTTGAGGTGGAGCACATTGCCCCGCGCTATCAAACCCGCTACTTCAACCACATTTTCGCCAGCGGCTACTCGGCGGGCTACTACTCCTATCTGTGGGCCGAGGCCCTCGATGCCGATGGCTTCGAATGGTTCAAGGAGGTCGGCGCCGCCAGTGGCTCTGCCCCCAACGATTCCGGCCCCGCCGGTGTGGACGCCGCCTCGGTGCGGGCGGCTGGGCAGCGCTTCCGCGAACTCGTGCTCTCGCGCGGTGCTTCCCGTGATTTCACCGAGGCCTTCGAGACGCTGCGTGGACGAGAGAAGGATCTCACGCCGCTGCTTCAGCGCCGCGGCCTAGCGGGTGCGACCCGCTAAACTAGCAAGCTATGGATGCGCTGCGAGATATCTACGTTGAGATCACCAATGAGCTCGGCCAGTCGATTGTCTCGCTGCCCGTCTGGCTGCAAGCACCCGTGGTCACCACCGCCGCACTGATCCTCTGTGGGATCGGGGCGGTGGTGTTGTTGCGTGTCATTGACCTGGTGGGCTCGCGCATTCACACCTGGGTGCACCCCGGGGCGGTGGTCTCGCGCGGCGGCGCGATGACCAGCCGACCAGCCTCGGCGGCGCGGGGTACTAAGATCGTGGTGAACCAAGAGCCCGTCGCGCGGAAAGAGTCCACCACCGAATGAAGAACAAACCCCAGCGCCCACGCCCTTCCTACGGCAAGTCGCGGGTGACGCTCGCGCTCATCGCGCTGCTGCTCTTCGTCGTGGTGATGGCCTTGCTGGGGCATCTTTAACGCGCGGCGGCCGCGGCGACCGTCTGGAAGAACTCCGCCTCCGCCAGGTCCTCGATGAGTACCGGTTCGCCCGCCGCATTCTTCAGCGGCACACACCAGTTGGGGTACTGCTCCTTTGTGGTGCCGGGTTGATTCTGCACAGCTACATCGCCCACCAGATCCACCAACGAGGTACAGGTGAGTAGCGAGGGGGTGGCGGCAACATAGCGGTGCAAGGCGGCCACCAGCTCTACGAGCGGTCCGCGTTCGCCACGCTCGGCGCCACGGAAATCACCAATGGGGGAGTGGCCCTCAAAGTAGCCGAGCTCGCGAACGCGCTCGAGTACCTCGTTTTGCCACGCCAGATCCTCGGCGTTTTCCTCCTCCATCGACCGGCTGAACAGCCCCAGCTCATCCCGTAGCCGCACATGGGTTCCGGCGAGATAGCCGGCCGTGGGCGGCAGATCGTGGGTGGTCACCGAGGTCAAGCACAGCTCGCGGTAGTGCTGCGGCAGCCGCGGGCCGCGGCCGTCGGCCTCGGACTCGAACCACAGGATCGAGGTGCCCATGATGCCGCGCTCGGCAAGCACATCCTGCACCCAAGACTCGAAGGTGCCGAGATCCTCGCCGATCACCACGGCCCCGGCGCGTTCCGCCTCGAGGGCGAGGATGCCCACCAGTGCGTTGTAATCGAAGTGCACGTAGGTGCCCTCCGTGGGCGGCTGCATGCGGGGAATCCACCACAGGCGGAACAGGCCTAAGATGTGATCGATGCGGATGCCGCCGCTGTGGCGCAGGATGGTGCGAAGCATATCGCGCCACGCCGCGTAGCCGGATTCGGCGAGCTTGAACGGATCCCACGGCGGCTGGGACCAGTCCTGTCCTTGCTGGTTGTAGGCGTCTGGCGGGGCGCCCACCGAGGCGCGCGGGGCCAGCACTTCGGCGAGGTTATGGGCATCCGCGCCACCCGGGTGCACTCCGACGGCCAGATCCGCCATGATGCCAATGCTCATCCCGGCGGCGAGGGCGCGTCGATGAGCCTCGCGTAGCTGGCAATCGCAGAGCCACTGCAGCCAGGCATAGAAGCCGGCCACCTCGGTGGGATCCTCGTGGGCGGCGTGATTTCCCTGTTCGGCGGTGTGATCGGAGTCCGCAGCAATGTCCTGCTGGGCGCACCAGAGAGAGAAATCGACGAGGCCTTGGCCCTCCATCTCCACATACTCTCTAAACTGTCGCTCCCGCTCAGCAGAGCGCGGGGTGTTGTAGAGCTCGCGCAGCACCTGCAGCTTGGTGGCGTAGATCGGGTTGCGGTCAATCAGCCCGCCGGAGTGGTTGAGCTGCTTCAGCGGCGCGGCCAGCTGCTGGATCTCGGCTTGGGTCTGCTCGTCGAGGCACTGGTATTCCTCGATCGATTCAATGTGCAGATAGATCGGGTTCATGAACCGGCGGGTGGTGGGCAGATAGGGCGAATCCTCCACCGGTGGGAAAGGCTCGGCCGCGTGCAGTGGGTTGACCAGCACATAGTCGGCGTCGGCATGTGTGGCGAGCACCTCGGCGAGGCTGCCGAGATCATGGAAATCGCCGATGCCCCACGACTCGGCCGAACGCACCGAGTACAGCTGCGCCATCACGCCGCTGCGATGCTGCTCGCGCAGTGAGGCAGTAGTGCTCAGGCTGGCCGGGGTGACCACCAGATGGCACTGAGTGTCAATACCATCGGAGCGCAGCTGGAGCGTGTGCCAACCCAGTGGTAGATCGGCCGGGGTAGAGAAGGTGGCCTCGCCCCAGCTCTGGCCGTCGACGCTGCGCGGGGGAGTCCAGTTATCCTCCTGGCGAGGGCGGACCTCGCCACCCTCTTCGAGCATAATGCGCACATCGGCGGGCGCGCTATCATGCACGTGGACATTAAAGAAGTGGCGATCCCCCTCGCGGGCTACCACGCACCGCGGCAGGGGACGGGTGGCTTCCGCATCCTCCACGCGGGCGCGCAGCTGTGCCAGCTCCTTCTCGGAGGAGTCGGCGGAGAGCTCATAACCTAAGGCGCCGATGATAGAGATGAGAGTCTCATCGCTGACGTTCACCACGGTGCCGTCGTTCGCGGTGTACTGCGTGGCAACACTCAGGGTACTGGCTAAATTACGAAGTTCGTCTCTACAACTCACAGGAACCATAGTGCCATTGACCGCCGAGGATCGTGCAATAATTGCCTGCTGCCTTCCCACCCGTGTGCGCTCGGCCCCTGGGGGCGGGTAGCTTACAACGTGAAGGTTTATTCATAAAAAGATGACAGGGCGCCCGCGTCCGTCAGCATCTTTTAAGGAAAGGTCCACAGCAAGCATGGTGAATGAGTACGCCACCCCCGCGAAATACAGCATTGGCGAGCACGACACGTGCCTCAGCGCCATGCTGGACACCGCCCGCTCCCGCCCCTACGGCATTATGTTTACCCGCCCCCAAAACTTCGAATGGGTCAACGTGACCTCCAAGGAGTTTGCCGATGAGGTCTACGCCGTGGCCAAGGGGTTGATCGCCAATGGTGTGCAGAAGGGCGACCGCGTGGCGCTGCTGTGCGAAACCCGCTACGAGTGGACGCTCATCGACTTCGCCATCTGGGCCGCCGGGGCGGTATCGGTGCCCATCTACGGCTCTTCCTCGCTCAGCCAGGTCCAGTGGATCATCGAGGATTCGGGGGCGGTTTTCGCCTTTACTGAATCGAAGGAACACACCGCGCTCATGCGTAACTTGCTGGTGGACGAACAGGGCGTGCCGCGGCTCTCGGGCTCGGAGTCCAAACTGCGCCGCATTCTGGAGATCAACGCCTCCGCGGTAGACACCATTATGTTCGAAGGCCGCGAGATTGATGATGCCGCGGTGGAGCAGCGCATCGCCGAGACCCGTTCCTCGGATCTCGCCTCCTTGGTGTATACCTCCGGCACCACCGGCCGCCCCAAGGGCTGCATGCTCACTCACCACAACTGGCTGGCCGAGGTCTACGCCCTGCTTACCCACCCCATTGGCCAGGTGGCCACCCCCGGCAATAGGGTGTTGACCTTCCTGCCACTGGCGCACGTGCTCTCCCGCGCGGTGTCGCTCGCGGTGGTGATCTCTGGCGCCACCCAGAGCCACTGGTCTGATTTCTCCACCCTGCCGGTGGAGTTCCAGCGCTCCCGCCCGCATCTCATTCTGGGCGTGCCGCGAGTGTTTGAAAAGGTGCGCAATGGCGCAGCGCTCAACGCCCAGCAGGCAGGCCCCATCAAGGCGGCGATCTTTGAGAAGGCGGAAAAGACCGCCCGGGAGTACTCCAAGTCGCTCGACACGGAGGAAGGCCCCAACAAAGCGTTGCAGTGGAAGCACACCACCTACGACAAGCTGGTGTATTCCAGGATCCGCGCCGCCATAGGCAACTCGGTGCGGTATTGCATCTCGGGCGGCGCCGCCATGGACCGAGACCTGCTGCACTTCTACCGCGG from the Corynebacterium ciconiae DSM 44920 genome contains:
- the malQ gene encoding 4-alpha-glucanotransferase, encoding MSCRDELRNLASTLSVATQYTANDGTVVNVSDETLISIIGALGYELSADSSEKELAQLRARVEDAEATRPLPRCVVAREGDRHFFNVHVHDSAPADVRIMLEEGGEVRPRQEDNWTPPRSVDGQSWGEATFSTPADLPLGWHTLQLRSDGIDTQCHLVVTPASLSTTASLREQHRSGVMAQLYSVRSAESWGIGDFHDLGSLAEVLATHADADYVLVNPLHAAEPFPPVEDSPYLPTTRRFMNPIYLHIESIEEYQCLDEQTQAEIQQLAAPLKQLNHSGGLIDRNPIYATKLQVLRELYNTPRSAERERQFREYVEMEGQGLVDFSLWCAQQDIAADSDHTAEQGNHAAHEDPTEVAGFYAWLQWLCDCQLREAHRRALAAGMSIGIMADLAVGVHPGGADAHNLAEVLAPRASVGAPPDAYNQQGQDWSQPPWDPFKLAESGYAAWRDMLRTILRHSGGIRIDHILGLFRLWWIPRMQPPTEGTYVHFDYNALVGILALEAERAGAVVIGEDLGTFESWVQDVLAERGIMGTSILWFESEADGRGPRLPQHYRELCLTSVTTHDLPPTAGYLAGTHVRLRDELGLFSRSMEEENAEDLAWQNEVLERVRELGYFEGHSPIGDFRGAERGERGPLVELVAALHRYVAATPSLLTCTSLVDLVGDVAVQNQPGTTKEQYPNWCVPLKNAAGEPVLIEDLAEAEFFQTVAAAAAR
- a CDS encoding M3 family metallopeptidase, with product MTSTTESNPLLSPFTLDYQLPDFAAIRFEHFRPAFTEAMRRHDEEISEILSNEGWEDVVERLEASGRDLARVESVFFNLCNTDATEEMLELAAELAPELAAHSDAIIQNTQLYELVRDAEVPEGEESRRLHEYYLRLFKRSGATLDEEKKAELAELNRELSSLSERFGSQLLTDTQKLAVEFDSEEDLAGLSASAIASARQESGTYVLHLDLPSVQSVQSQLERAESRRRVYEASLARGVESNTPVAVRMAQLRARKAELLGYRTHAELVVEEETAPDTAAVWSLLKDLAPAASANAHGEYKRIHDVAGGEEISAADWPYWENKLREQDYALDESRLREYFPLRSVVEKGVFFAAERLYGITVHQREDLRGYHEDVDVWEVRDGDGTGIGLLLTDYYARPSKRGGAWMSGFVEQSELLGTKPVVINVLNITKPADGSEALLSLGEVTTLFHEFGHGLHGLLSDVRYPSFSGANVPRDYVEFPSQINENWALEPEVLHNYARHHVTGEVIPAELIDAIEASRTFGQGFGTSEYLGAAIIDYAWHSLTAAEAEKIAATPEAVAEFERNALVDAGLEVEHIAPRYQTRYFNHIFASGYSAGYYSYLWAEALDADGFEWFKEVGAASGSAPNDSGPAGVDAASVRAAGQRFRELVLSRGASRDFTEAFETLRGREKDLTPLLQRRGLAGATR
- a CDS encoding AMP-dependent synthetase/ligase; the encoded protein is MVNEYATPAKYSIGEHDTCLSAMLDTARSRPYGIMFTRPQNFEWVNVTSKEFADEVYAVAKGLIANGVQKGDRVALLCETRYEWTLIDFAIWAAGAVSVPIYGSSSLSQVQWIIEDSGAVFAFTESKEHTALMRNLLVDEQGVPRLSGSESKLRRILEINASAVDTIMFEGREIDDAAVEQRIAETRSSDLASLVYTSGTTGRPKGCMLTHHNWLAEVYALLTHPIGQVATPGNRVLTFLPLAHVLSRAVSLAVVISGATQSHWSDFSTLPVEFQRSRPHLILGVPRVFEKVRNGAALNAQQAGPIKAAIFEKAEKTAREYSKSLDTEEGPNKALQWKHTTYDKLVYSRIRAAIGNSVRYCISGGAAMDRDLLHFYRGIGVTVYEGYGLTELTAAAAVNFDDNIIGTVGRPVGGVTARLSEEGEVMFKGQTLFKGYWNNDDANRESFDEDGWFNTGDLGEIHDSGHIEITGRKKDLIVTAGGKNVSPGPLEDQLRSHPLISQALVVGDGKPFVGALITLEPEAFEHFKAQRNISSSKSVADVAHDPMLRAEIQDAVNSANTLVSHSEAIKKFYILDRDLKEEENELTPTMKVKRNVVVRRFSEEIDILYRKN